In a genomic window of Limibacter armeniacum:
- a CDS encoding helix-turn-helix domain-containing protein: MIKLEDATAPIFDASTVLILDFYTVSMKRNLGNKMKYGQHYYDFDEGVLALMSPGQTVSADNTDNEQATGWWLVFHPDFIRNYPLGKDIKNYGYFSYAVNEALHLSEEEEQMMEGIMQNIQREYQSSIDHYSQDVMVSHLGLLLNYSNRFYNRQFITRKKASNDLLIKVEDLLEDYFNSNKSLGAGLPSVQYISDHLNVSSNYLSDMLRNLTGQTTQQHIHNKLIEKAKELLVTTELTVGEIAYELGFVQPQSFNKLFKSKTNLSPLQYRKSFN; the protein is encoded by the coding sequence TTGATTAAATTGGAGGATGCTACTGCTCCTATATTTGATGCTTCCACAGTGCTGATACTGGACTTTTATACTGTTTCCATGAAAAGAAACTTGGGAAACAAAATGAAGTATGGTCAGCACTATTATGATTTTGACGAAGGTGTTTTGGCACTGATGTCTCCCGGTCAAACGGTGTCAGCAGACAATACTGATAATGAACAAGCAACGGGCTGGTGGTTGGTTTTTCATCCTGATTTCATTAGGAATTATCCGCTAGGAAAAGACATTAAGAATTATGGTTATTTCTCCTATGCAGTAAATGAGGCTCTGCACTTATCAGAAGAGGAAGAGCAGATGATGGAGGGCATCATGCAAAATATTCAGAGGGAATATCAGTCGTCAATTGATCATTATAGCCAAGATGTGATGGTCTCACATTTGGGGTTGTTACTCAATTACTCGAATAGGTTTTACAACCGACAGTTTATCACACGTAAAAAGGCAAGTAATGATTTGCTCATTAAGGTGGAGGATTTATTGGAAGACTATTTTAATAGCAACAAATCATTGGGAGCGGGCTTACCATCGGTCCAATATATATCAGACCATCTCAACGTATCTTCTAACTATTTGAGCGATATGCTCCGCAACCTCACTGGACAAACCACGCAACAACATATCCATAATAAGCTCATTGAAAAAGCCAAGGAATTATTAGTAACCACAGAGCTTACTGTTGGAGAAATTGCCTATGAATTAGGGTTTGTGCAGCCACAATCATTTAACAAGTTATTCAAGAGTAAAACCAATTTATCGCCACTTCAATATAGAAAATCATTTAACTGA
- a CDS encoding nuclear transport factor 2 family protein translates to MGKTLEQRIQLLEDIEAIKKLQATYAHCVDQGWNGKTFQDVSSLFVDDATFECAAFGLHAQGNVSISETLKQGSVFAIAQHSFTNPVIEVDGDTATGKWLLWVGVNNGDSNIVFESEDITYKRTAEGWKIQSIELFVAQMLKNEG, encoded by the coding sequence ATGGGCAAAACATTAGAACAAAGGATCCAGCTTTTGGAAGACATTGAAGCAATCAAGAAACTTCAGGCTACCTATGCACACTGTGTAGACCAAGGGTGGAACGGAAAAACTTTTCAGGATGTCAGCAGCCTATTTGTAGACGATGCCACTTTTGAATGTGCGGCATTTGGGCTTCATGCTCAGGGAAATGTATCAATTTCTGAAACCTTAAAACAAGGTTCTGTATTTGCAATAGCTCAACACAGCTTTACAAATCCTGTGATTGAAGTGGATGGTGATACAGCTACAGGCAAATGGCTTTTGTGGGTAGGCGTAAACAATGGTGACAGTAATATTGTTTTTGAAAGTGAAGACATTACTTACAAAAGAACAGCAGAGGGTTGGAAAATCCAATCTATAGAATTGTTTGTAGCGCAAATGCTTAAAAATGAAGGATAA
- a CDS encoding beta-mannosidase has product MKKTLQICLLILGMMTTATAQKVSQSLNSTWQFRQVGQQHWQNASVPGTVHTDLLAAGVIEDPFYRLNEHDQQWIDKVDWEYSKEVKIGEDLLKKQHLILNFEGLDTYATIYWNGETVVETDNMFRTYSLDLKGLAKPVNTLRVVFTSPIDKGMAMLADHGYPLPAINDQSQLGGLGDNKVSIFARKAGYHYGWDWGPRFVTSGIWRNVSLQAWDETSIANVHIRQGARTKSVANLSADLKLTAASSVKARILVDGKLVKEQQIDKETTSIDFVIKKPKLWWPNGMGEAHLYHVSVELWQDQLLEKWETEVGLRTVKWVQEPDADGKGKSFYVEINGKPVFAKGANYIPNDLFLPRVSKETYEHIVLSAKRSNMNMLRVWGGGIYEQDYFYELCDKYGIMVWQDFMFACSMYPGDQQFLDNVKQEAIENVVRLRNHPSIVLWCGNNEIEMAWSEWKENAGWGWKQRYNAKQRKEIWKAYDDMFHHILPDVVNGYTDGDFYWHSSPSAGFEQLATYETKSGDSHYWGVWHGEHPFEQFRQYVPRFMSEYGFQSFPEFNSVKQFTTEEDWDIKREVMASHQRSGIGNLRIRSYMEMYYKVPDNFEQQLYVGQVLQAKSAEMAIDAHRNAMPYCMGTLFWQINDCWPVASWSSIDSYGKWKAMQYKVAEMYQPTIWVTEQKQKQLELALVHDGPEKVTGKWRIQLQDFEGNVVWTRTGKTSLLNNERKVIESIDTEELGKQHDLDSHMLVLELVNSKGQQITARNIYFEHPKELQLPTPDLTWEAEQTEKGIELVLKTDKLAKDVFVSLIDIPEGHFSDNYFDMLPNSSKKIVFEGSVDIETFRSHLKIQHLAETASYGLSRK; this is encoded by the coding sequence ATGAAAAAGACCTTACAGATTTGCTTATTGATTTTAGGCATGATGACCACCGCAACAGCACAGAAAGTATCCCAGTCGCTGAACAGCACATGGCAGTTCAGACAAGTGGGACAACAGCATTGGCAAAATGCATCCGTACCGGGAACAGTGCATACAGATTTGTTAGCTGCCGGTGTAATAGAAGACCCATTCTACAGGCTCAATGAACACGATCAGCAGTGGATTGACAAGGTAGATTGGGAATACAGCAAGGAAGTGAAAATAGGAGAGGACCTGCTGAAGAAACAACACCTGATCCTGAACTTTGAAGGGTTGGATACCTACGCCACCATTTACTGGAACGGAGAGACAGTGGTGGAAACGGATAATATGTTCCGTACTTACAGTCTTGACCTGAAAGGATTGGCCAAACCTGTCAACACTTTGCGTGTGGTATTCACATCTCCTATTGACAAGGGAATGGCTATGCTGGCAGATCACGGTTATCCTTTGCCTGCGATCAATGACCAATCACAACTAGGTGGATTAGGAGATAATAAGGTCAGCATTTTTGCCCGAAAAGCAGGCTACCATTATGGTTGGGACTGGGGACCTCGATTTGTTACATCCGGTATCTGGAGAAATGTTAGTCTTCAGGCATGGGATGAGACTAGCATCGCCAACGTCCATATCAGACAGGGAGCGAGAACCAAGTCAGTGGCCAACCTGTCAGCAGACCTTAAATTGACAGCAGCCTCATCCGTAAAAGCTAGGATTCTGGTAGATGGTAAATTGGTGAAGGAACAACAGATTGACAAGGAAACGACAAGCATCGACTTTGTGATCAAAAAGCCAAAACTTTGGTGGCCGAATGGCATGGGAGAGGCACATCTTTATCATGTCAGCGTAGAGCTGTGGCAAGATCAGCTGCTGGAAAAATGGGAAACGGAAGTGGGACTCAGAACGGTGAAATGGGTACAGGAACCCGATGCAGACGGAAAAGGAAAAAGCTTCTATGTAGAGATCAACGGCAAGCCTGTTTTTGCCAAAGGAGCCAACTATATCCCTAACGACTTGTTTCTGCCAAGGGTAAGCAAGGAAACATACGAGCATATCGTACTGTCAGCCAAACGTTCGAATATGAATATGTTGCGTGTATGGGGTGGTGGTATCTATGAGCAGGATTACTTCTATGAGTTGTGTGACAAGTACGGCATTATGGTTTGGCAGGACTTTATGTTTGCCTGTAGCATGTACCCAGGCGATCAGCAGTTTTTGGATAATGTCAAGCAGGAAGCCATTGAGAATGTGGTAAGGCTAAGGAATCACCCATCCATTGTGCTGTGGTGTGGCAATAATGAAATTGAGATGGCATGGTCTGAGTGGAAGGAGAATGCAGGTTGGGGCTGGAAACAGCGTTATAATGCCAAGCAACGCAAAGAGATTTGGAAAGCCTACGATGATATGTTCCATCATATTTTGCCTGATGTAGTCAATGGTTATACAGATGGCGATTTTTATTGGCATTCTTCCCCATCAGCAGGATTTGAGCAGCTGGCAACCTATGAAACAAAATCAGGGGATAGCCATTACTGGGGCGTTTGGCATGGTGAGCATCCGTTCGAGCAATTCAGGCAATATGTGCCAAGATTTATGAGTGAGTACGGCTTCCAGTCATTCCCTGAATTCAATTCTGTCAAGCAGTTTACAACAGAAGAAGACTGGGATATCAAGCGTGAGGTCATGGCATCACACCAGCGCAGCGGCATTGGCAATCTTCGTATCCGCAGCTATATGGAGATGTATTACAAAGTTCCTGACAATTTTGAGCAGCAACTTTATGTGGGGCAGGTGCTTCAGGCTAAGTCAGCAGAGATGGCGATTGATGCACACCGCAATGCCATGCCTTACTGTATGGGAACCCTCTTTTGGCAGATCAATGACTGTTGGCCGGTAGCCTCTTGGTCAAGTATCGATTCTTATGGAAAATGGAAAGCGATGCAGTATAAAGTGGCAGAGATGTACCAGCCGACAATCTGGGTAACGGAGCAAAAACAGAAACAACTGGAGCTGGCACTGGTTCATGATGGTCCTGAGAAGGTCACAGGTAAATGGCGTATCCAGTTGCAGGACTTTGAAGGAAATGTGGTTTGGACCAGAACAGGAAAGACTAGCCTTCTTAACAATGAACGGAAGGTTATTGAATCAATTGATACAGAAGAATTAGGCAAGCAACATGACTTGGACAGCCATATGTTGGTATTGGAGCTAGTAAATAGCAAAGGTCAGCAGATAACAGCACGCAATATCTATTTCGAGCATCCAAAGGAATTGCAATTGCCAACGCCGGATTTGACTTGGGAGGCTGAACAGACTGAAAAAGGAATTGAATTGGTGTTGAAAACAGACAAGCTGGCTAAGGATGTATTTGTATCCCTAATAGATATACCAGAAGGGCATTTCTCGGACAACTATTTTGATATGTTACCAAACAGCAGCAAAAAAATTGTCTTCGAGGGAAGTGTAGATATAGAGACATTTAGAAGTCATCTCAAGATACAGCACCTGGCAGAAACAGCGAGCTATGGTTTGAGTCGAAAATAG
- a CDS encoding AGE family epimerase/isomerase, whose amino-acid sequence MITIQEAQQVLDKNILSFWQQRMVDRENGGFYGRIDGDGKLYPEADKAIILNTRILWTFSAAFRQSKNTVYKQVADRAYHYLKDHFFDQEKGGVFWMLDFQGKVTEDKKQVYAQAFAIYALSEYEQIEGSGQALELAIELFGLLEKYSRDRERNGYFEAFARDWSAMEDVRLSEKDMNATKTMNTHLHVLEAYTNLYRIWKDDRLAESLENLIVLMSSCFISETSHFHLFFDDDWRLLSDEISFGHDIEGSWLLAEAAEVLGDKTLIETTNALAVQMAEAALSGLDEDGGLMNEASSEGLTDTDKHWWPQAEALVGWLNAWQINNDQKFLDAAGKVWDFTKAYIIDQEGEWHWRVTKDHQLVTSEDKAGPWKCPYHNGRAMLEIMERLKN is encoded by the coding sequence ATGATTACAATACAAGAGGCACAGCAAGTGCTGGACAAGAATATCCTTTCCTTCTGGCAGCAGCGCATGGTGGATAGGGAGAATGGCGGTTTCTACGGAAGAATTGATGGTGATGGGAAATTATACCCCGAAGCGGACAAGGCTATTATCCTCAATACCCGTATCCTGTGGACATTTTCGGCGGCTTTCCGACAATCAAAAAATACTGTTTACAAGCAGGTGGCTGACAGGGCATACCATTACCTGAAAGATCATTTCTTTGATCAGGAAAAGGGAGGCGTTTTTTGGATGCTGGATTTTCAAGGAAAAGTAACCGAAGACAAGAAGCAGGTCTATGCGCAGGCATTTGCCATCTATGCCCTTTCGGAATATGAGCAAATCGAAGGTAGCGGTCAGGCACTGGAGTTGGCAATTGAATTGTTTGGACTGCTGGAAAAATATAGCCGTGACAGGGAGCGAAATGGTTACTTTGAAGCATTTGCCCGAGACTGGTCAGCTATGGAGGATGTGCGATTAAGTGAAAAGGACATGAATGCCACCAAGACCATGAATACGCACCTGCATGTACTGGAAGCTTATACCAACCTGTACCGGATATGGAAAGACGATAGATTGGCTGAAAGTCTTGAGAACCTGATTGTATTGATGAGCAGCTGCTTTATCAGTGAAACCAGTCATTTCCATCTGTTTTTTGATGATGACTGGAGACTGCTTTCCGATGAAATCTCTTTCGGGCATGATATCGAAGGTAGTTGGTTGTTGGCTGAAGCAGCCGAGGTATTGGGAGATAAAACTCTGATTGAAACGACCAACGCTCTGGCTGTTCAGATGGCAGAGGCAGCCCTGTCAGGTCTTGATGAGGATGGAGGGCTGATGAATGAGGCGTCATCTGAAGGATTGACAGACACGGACAAACATTGGTGGCCACAGGCAGAGGCATTGGTAGGATGGCTTAATGCATGGCAGATCAACAATGATCAGAAATTCCTTGATGCAGCAGGAAAAGTTTGGGATTTTACCAAAGCATATATCATCGATCAGGAAGGTGAGTGGCACTGGCGGGTGACTAAGGATCATCAACTGGTTACTTCAGAAGACAAGGCAGGACCTTGGAAGTGTCCATACCATAACGGAAGAGCGATGCTGGAAATCATGGAAAGGCTAAAAAACTAG
- a CDS encoding glycoside hydrolase family 30 protein: MKPIKITGLLLAGALMVACQTEKPKQEQAEKRIEKYSLTGKSATFYRTAKESGERLSEVGEGAFRELRQPTEMSPTIFVDPDRKFQEIVGIGGALTDAAAETFYKLPKEKQQEIITAYFDKDKGIGYSMARTSIHSSDFSSKSVAYAEVLGDTKLDNFSIEQDRKFRIPFIKEALKATEGDMKLFASPWSPPAWMKTTGNMLQGGKLKSEYRQAWADYYLKFIEEYKKEGINIWGLTVQNEPMSPQTWESCLYTAEEERDFVKNFLGPTIKQSKYPDTKLIIWDHNRGLMYQRAKVVYDDPEAAKYVWGTGYHWYAGDHFDNVRLHHEAFPDKNLLFTEGCVYPFNIDSLHLWKWGERYGKSILKDLDNGASGWVDWNVLLDETGGPNHVGNFCLAPVVGDTRTGEVTYLNSYYYMGHFSKFIRPGARRIVSSSNHDDLLTTAFINPDNSIAVVVLNLSDKEYDFDTWVNGQAVGAKSLEHSIMTVMIQ; this comes from the coding sequence ATGAAACCAATCAAGATAACTGGACTGTTGCTGGCAGGTGCTTTAATGGTTGCTTGTCAGACAGAAAAACCAAAACAGGAGCAAGCTGAAAAGAGGATTGAGAAATATTCCCTTACAGGAAAATCGGCTACCTTTTACAGGACTGCCAAGGAAAGTGGTGAACGGCTTTCTGAAGTAGGAGAAGGAGCGTTTAGGGAGCTGAGACAGCCAACCGAAATGTCACCAACCATCTTTGTAGACCCTGACCGAAAGTTTCAGGAAATAGTTGGAATTGGAGGCGCCTTGACCGATGCAGCGGCAGAAACCTTTTACAAGCTGCCGAAGGAAAAGCAACAGGAAATCATTACTGCCTACTTCGATAAGGATAAGGGGATTGGCTATTCAATGGCAAGAACTTCCATCCACAGTTCAGATTTTTCAAGTAAAAGTGTTGCCTATGCGGAAGTGTTGGGAGATACCAAACTCGATAACTTCAGCATAGAACAGGACAGAAAATTCCGTATCCCATTTATCAAGGAAGCATTGAAAGCGACCGAAGGGGATATGAAACTATTCGCTTCTCCATGGAGTCCACCTGCTTGGATGAAGACGACAGGAAACATGCTGCAAGGTGGAAAGCTGAAGTCGGAATACAGACAAGCTTGGGCAGATTATTACCTCAAGTTTATAGAAGAATATAAGAAGGAAGGAATCAATATTTGGGGCTTGACGGTACAGAATGAGCCAATGTCTCCACAGACGTGGGAATCGTGCCTGTACACGGCGGAAGAGGAACGGGATTTTGTCAAAAACTTCTTGGGTCCGACAATCAAGCAATCCAAATACCCTGATACCAAACTGATCATCTGGGACCACAATCGGGGACTGATGTACCAGCGGGCAAAGGTGGTTTATGATGACCCTGAAGCCGCCAAGTACGTTTGGGGAACAGGCTACCATTGGTATGCGGGTGACCATTTCGACAATGTCCGCCTGCATCACGAAGCTTTCCCTGACAAGAATCTGCTGTTTACCGAAGGCTGTGTGTACCCGTTCAATATTGACAGCCTGCATCTTTGGAAATGGGGTGAGCGCTATGGAAAATCAATCTTAAAGGATTTGGACAATGGCGCTTCTGGTTGGGTAGACTGGAATGTACTGCTGGATGAAACAGGAGGTCCGAACCATGTCGGCAATTTCTGTCTGGCACCTGTGGTTGGGGATACCCGAACTGGCGAGGTGACTTACCTTAACTCCTATTACTATATGGGACACTTCTCGAAGTTTATCAGACCGGGAGCAAGAAGGATCGTCAGCTCTTCCAACCATGATGACCTGTTGACTACCGCATTTATCAATCCGGATAACAGTATTGCGGTGGTGGTGTTGAACCTCAGTGACAAGGAATATGATTTTGACACTTGGGTAAATGGTCAGGCAGTGGGAGCCAAAAGTTTGGAGCACTCCATCATGACGGTCATGATCCAATAA
- a CDS encoding MFS transporter — translation MVLDKTITSSRLKLKEKIAYSFGDFASSMFWKLFSMFLLFFYTDVFGISAAAVGTMFLVTRVWDALNDPIMGLISDRTVTRRGKFRPYLLYVAVPFGIIGVLTFTTPDLSADGKLIYAYITYTLMMMVYTAINVPYGSLMAVMTDDGVERTSLASWRFIGAFSGGLFVTATANVLVDFFSQSTNEAIGFQYTVMIYATIAAVLFFLTFFWTRERLAPPKEEKASLKDDLKDLSKNLPWFVMLGANIAILIFNSLRDGSILYYFKYYIKDQTLELFGNSFEWTSTALSSAYMSIWLATNIIGVLLAKPVAVALGKKATFSYAALLSAGLSFVFFFIPADSLLLIFGLNVLIGITAGIILPLGWSMYADIADYSEWKTGRRATGLVFSSSSMSQKFGWTIGGAITGWLLAGFGFEPNVEQTQEALLGIRLMISVIAGLGALASFAFMRLYKLDEKFMATIKQELNKR, via the coding sequence ATGGTCTTAGATAAAACAATCACTTCATCCAGACTGAAGCTGAAGGAAAAGATCGCCTATAGTTTTGGGGATTTTGCCTCATCCATGTTCTGGAAGCTATTTTCCATGTTCCTGCTGTTTTTTTACACGGACGTGTTCGGAATATCGGCCGCAGCAGTAGGTACCATGTTTCTGGTGACCCGTGTATGGGATGCACTCAACGACCCAATCATGGGATTGATCTCGGACAGGACTGTGACCCGTAGGGGTAAGTTCCGACCGTACCTGTTGTATGTGGCAGTGCCATTCGGAATTATCGGGGTGCTTACTTTTACCACGCCTGATCTGAGCGCAGATGGTAAGCTGATCTACGCTTATATCACCTATACGCTGATGATGATGGTGTACACGGCAATCAATGTACCGTACGGTTCGCTAATGGCGGTAATGACAGATGATGGAGTGGAGCGTACTTCACTGGCTTCATGGCGATTTATCGGTGCTTTCTCGGGTGGCTTGTTTGTGACCGCAACAGCCAATGTGCTAGTAGATTTCTTTAGCCAAAGTACCAATGAGGCAATCGGTTTTCAGTACACGGTTATGATTTATGCAACCATTGCAGCTGTGTTGTTTTTTCTGACATTCTTCTGGACAAGGGAAAGGCTGGCGCCTCCAAAGGAAGAGAAAGCAAGCCTGAAGGATGACCTGAAAGACTTGAGCAAAAACCTGCCTTGGTTTGTGATGCTGGGAGCCAATATCGCTATCCTGATCTTCAACTCACTCAGGGATGGTTCCATCCTGTATTACTTTAAATATTACATCAAGGATCAGACATTGGAACTGTTCGGCAACAGCTTCGAATGGACCTCGACAGCCCTTTCATCTGCCTATATGTCTATTTGGTTGGCGACCAATATCATTGGGGTACTGCTTGCCAAACCAGTTGCGGTAGCTTTGGGAAAAAAGGCAACTTTCAGCTATGCGGCACTGTTGTCAGCGGGACTCAGCTTTGTTTTCTTTTTCATTCCTGCTGACAGTCTTCTTTTGATCTTTGGACTGAATGTCCTGATCGGGATTACTGCGGGTATTATCCTGCCACTGGGCTGGTCAATGTATGCTGACATTGCCGATTACTCAGAGTGGAAGACAGGTCGCAGGGCAACAGGGCTGGTATTCTCCTCTTCTTCCATGTCGCAGAAATTTGGATGGACCATTGGGGGAGCCATTACGGGGTGGTTGCTGGCAGGCTTCGGTTTTGAACCGAACGTGGAGCAGACACAGGAAGCATTGCTCGGCATCAGGTTGATGATCAGTGTGATTGCTGGACTGGGAGCTTTAGCCTCTTTTGCCTTTATGCGTCTTTACAAACTGGACGAGAAATTTATGGCTACTATCAAACAGGAACTGAACAAGAGATGA
- a CDS encoding glycoside hydrolase family 130 protein: MSKHIEKVRQLLADHEYFLKQKNEQQAESNGVIQRYAYPVLTRNHTPVFWRYDLNPETNPLLLERQGINATFNAGAIEFNGQYCVVVRVEGDDRKSFFAVAESENGIDNFRFWDYPITLPETDEPDTNVYDMRLTRHEDGWIYGLFCTERRDKSAPEADQSAAEAKCGIARTKDLVNWERLADLDSGGSQQRNVVLHPEFIDGKYALYTRPQDGFIDAGKGGGIGWALLESMENAKVGAEKIIDPKTYHTIKEVKNGQGPAPIKTAEGWLHLAHGVRNTAAGLRYVLYMFMTSLEDPSKVINRPAGHFMAPLDRERIGDVSNVLFTNGWIAKDNGEVLIYYASSDTRLHVATSTVEKLVDYCKHTPEDGLRSFASVQTRNKLIDSNLEFLKAHGLR; this comes from the coding sequence ATGAGCAAGCATATAGAAAAAGTAAGGCAGCTACTGGCTGATCACGAATATTTTTTGAAGCAAAAGAATGAGCAGCAGGCAGAGAGTAATGGCGTTATTCAAAGATATGCCTATCCGGTTTTGACCCGAAACCATACACCTGTTTTCTGGCGCTATGACCTGAATCCTGAGACTAATCCGTTGCTGTTAGAAAGACAGGGAATCAATGCCACCTTCAATGCAGGAGCCATTGAGTTCAATGGTCAGTATTGTGTGGTAGTGCGTGTTGAAGGGGATGACCGCAAGTCCTTTTTTGCTGTGGCTGAAAGTGAGAACGGCATTGACAATTTCCGTTTCTGGGATTACCCGATCACCTTGCCTGAGACCGATGAACCAGATACGAATGTGTATGATATGCGTCTGACAAGGCATGAGGACGGATGGATTTACGGGCTGTTCTGTACAGAGAGAAGAGACAAAAGCGCACCAGAAGCGGACCAGTCGGCGGCTGAAGCCAAATGCGGTATCGCCCGTACTAAAGACCTTGTGAATTGGGAGCGTTTAGCGGATTTGGATTCAGGAGGGAGCCAACAGCGGAACGTGGTATTGCATCCCGAATTTATAGATGGCAAGTATGCACTTTATACCCGTCCGCAGGATGGTTTCATCGATGCCGGAAAAGGTGGTGGAATCGGTTGGGCTTTGCTGGAGAGCATGGAAAATGCCAAGGTAGGCGCCGAGAAAATCATTGACCCGAAAACCTATCACACCATCAAGGAGGTGAAGAACGGACAGGGACCTGCCCCAATCAAAACAGCAGAAGGTTGGCTGCATCTGGCGCATGGCGTAAGAAACACAGCGGCAGGACTCCGCTACGTGCTATACATGTTTATGACTTCACTGGAAGACCCTTCAAAAGTGATTAATCGCCCAGCTGGTCACTTTATGGCACCATTGGACAGAGAGCGTATAGGCGATGTTTCCAACGTGCTTTTCACCAATGGTTGGATTGCCAAGGACAACGGAGAGGTACTGATCTATTATGCTTCCTCTGATACAAGATTGCATGTGGCGACTTCTACTGTGGAGAAACTGGTGGATTATTGCAAGCACACACCAGAGGATGGATTACGCTCATTTGCGAGTGTGCAAACCCGAAACAAATTGATTGACAGCAACCTTGAATTCCTGAAAGCCCATGGTCTTAGATAA
- a CDS encoding DUF5060 domain-containing protein gives MKNRMQTNQLRRTLFAGLMAAGMVLNQGCSNSLIEKHNLITEDIKQYGKTEFEIVINEQFNNPYDQEEVKLDMMITSPAGKQLVLPCYFEENKEEQSVWKARFAPAENGEYTYTYQLEHGGETTTSTIDHFKVETSGEDGFLHVNDNWTLKYDNGKLFRGIGENVGWEARNYEDSKYTYEYLLPTLSENGANFFRTWMCPWDLPVSWPKVSKHTDRYTDSDEYFHPQGIKRMDELMDMCDSLDLYLMLAMDTHGALIPGGGWQDNRYNVANGGPAASPADFFVNEQARKMSKNKFRFLVARWGYSTHIGAWEFFNEIDNAVFTATPHDSVLIAHKDVAAWHKEMSDYISSIDPYNHIITTSVSHREIEGMFEAENIDIAQHHIYKKTGQIPALIHQYADHYKKPFVWGEFGYEWDWNKDFSKIAEESDYDYRRGLWYGLFNPTPILPMTWWWEFFDKRDMTPYFQSVRMINDMMLEAGKGQFEEVTVASKGLESFSVKCGEQYFVVVLNNEKQLQSSDLVLDIAKGNYILKRFNPDERSFSSNGKLSAGESGLTISKVSLNGWDEMLYILTPEASLNTQELASN, from the coding sequence ATGAAAAACAGAATGCAAACAAACCAATTGAGAAGAACACTATTCGCAGGACTGATGGCTGCGGGTATGGTGTTGAACCAAGGCTGTTCTAATAGCCTGATAGAGAAACATAACCTGATTACTGAAGATATTAAGCAATACGGCAAAACTGAGTTCGAGATTGTGATCAACGAGCAGTTCAATAACCCTTACGATCAGGAAGAGGTCAAGTTGGACATGATGATCACCTCGCCAGCAGGAAAACAGCTAGTGCTCCCATGTTATTTTGAGGAAAACAAGGAGGAGCAGTCAGTTTGGAAAGCCCGTTTTGCACCAGCTGAAAATGGTGAATACACCTATACTTACCAGTTAGAGCATGGAGGGGAAACCACTACTTCAACTATTGACCATTTCAAGGTGGAAACCTCTGGTGAGGATGGTTTCCTACATGTAAATGACAATTGGACATTGAAATATGATAATGGAAAGCTTTTCCGAGGGATTGGAGAGAATGTAGGCTGGGAAGCTCGCAACTATGAGGACTCAAAATATACCTATGAATACTTGCTGCCAACACTTTCCGAGAACGGCGCCAATTTTTTCCGTACCTGGATGTGCCCTTGGGACCTACCTGTCTCATGGCCAAAAGTTTCAAAGCATACTGACCGCTATACAGATTCTGACGAGTATTTCCATCCACAAGGGATCAAGCGAATGGATGAACTGATGGATATGTGTGATTCGCTGGACCTTTACCTGATGCTGGCAATGGATACACATGGTGCACTGATTCCTGGTGGTGGATGGCAGGACAACCGCTATAATGTAGCCAACGGAGGACCGGCAGCCTCACCTGCAGATTTCTTTGTCAATGAGCAAGCTCGCAAGATGTCCAAGAACAAGTTCAGGTTTCTGGTTGCCCGTTGGGGATACAGCACGCACATTGGAGCATGGGAATTCTTTAACGAGATCGATAACGCTGTTTTTACAGCAACACCGCACGACAGTGTTCTGATTGCGCACAAGGATGTGGCAGCATGGCACAAGGAAATGAGTGATTATATCAGCTCCATTGATCCATATAATCATATCATCACCACAAGTGTTTCCCACAGGGAAATAGAAGGGATGTTTGAGGCAGAAAACATTGACATAGCCCAGCACCATATCTACAAGAAAACAGGTCAGATTCCTGCCTTGATTCATCAATATGCAGACCATTACAAGAAACCTTTTGTATGGGGCGAGTTCGGTTATGAATGGGACTGGAACAAGGATTTTTCCAAGATAGCCGAAGAGTCGGATTACGATTACAGAAGGGGATTGTGGTACGGACTTTTTAACCCGACACCGATTCTGCCCATGACATGGTGGTGGGAATTTTTTGACAAACGCGACATGACCCCATATTTCCAAAGTGTACGCATGATCAATGACATGATGCTGGAGGCTGGTAAAGGACAGTTTGAGGAAGTGACTGTCGCTTCCAAAGGGTTGGAGTCCTTTAGTGTGAAATGTGGGGAGCAGTATTTCGTGGTGGTACTCAACAATGAGAAGCAGCTACAGTCTTCGGATTTGGTGCTGGACATTGCCAAAGGGAATTATATCCTGAAAAGGTTCAATCCGGATGAGCGCTCTTTCTCTTCCAACGGCAAATTGTCAGCAGGAGAAAGTGGTTTAACCATCTCAAAAGTAAGCTTGAATGGTTGGGATGAAATGCTTTATATCCTGACACCAGAAGCATCACTGAATACGCAGGAATTGGCATCTAACTGA